A single Crateriforma conspicua DNA region contains:
- a CDS encoding site-specific integrase translates to MLSFYFRDPKRLAAMESNHLSAFLNEAAVYFHAQGYFFKYARASLGYSAAFGDWLKCQRVKIDSISDDHVVQFFDSVSPDANSPRRKRAVSAVNNVLSLVRKKHPPRLSSSFAEKEVERFSEFLRTERGLARGTVEHHQRGLLLFFRSMFGNCQISMKRLSAESVHKYVTGLPHRSQQRNCCAALRAYFRFLRMNGICTSNLQQCLPVVRSNRMALSPKWLGDGDAAKLLQAVDRSTKIGRRNYAAILCMMDLGVRVGDVAVLRLDDIDWTHGTIRISNHKRGRPYDLPLPDRTGVAIADYLRKGRPATPHRNVFLRHTHPIGQPASAASLKRMVSVAWKRAGFTGPNRGTHILRHTMATCLKHEGQSLKSIADVLGHHSLQTTTLYAQVDLPALRRVAGEWPEVTV, encoded by the coding sequence ATGTTGAGCTTCTATTTTCGCGATCCCAAGCGGCTTGCCGCGATGGAAAGCAATCACCTGTCGGCGTTCCTCAACGAGGCTGCCGTGTACTTCCATGCCCAAGGTTACTTCTTCAAGTACGCACGAGCATCATTGGGTTACTCCGCCGCATTTGGCGACTGGCTAAAATGTCAGAGAGTTAAGATCGATTCAATCTCTGACGACCATGTCGTGCAGTTTTTCGATTCAGTCTCTCCGGACGCAAACAGTCCGCGGAGAAAGCGTGCGGTTTCGGCTGTCAACAACGTTCTCTCGTTGGTCCGGAAGAAGCATCCGCCAAGACTTTCATCCAGCTTTGCTGAGAAGGAGGTTGAACGTTTCTCTGAGTTCCTCCGAACTGAGCGAGGTTTAGCGCGCGGGACGGTCGAACATCACCAACGAGGATTGTTGTTGTTCTTTAGAAGCATGTTTGGCAATTGCCAAATTTCGATGAAGCGACTGTCAGCCGAAAGTGTTCACAAATATGTGACAGGCTTGCCGCATCGAAGTCAGCAGCGGAATTGCTGTGCGGCATTGCGAGCCTACTTTCGATTTCTCCGCATGAATGGGATCTGCACCAGCAACTTACAACAGTGTTTACCGGTCGTCCGCAGCAATCGAATGGCGTTGTCGCCGAAATGGCTGGGTGATGGCGATGCTGCAAAGCTGCTACAAGCGGTTGACCGATCCACCAAGATTGGTAGGCGAAATTATGCCGCGATTCTTTGCATGATGGACTTAGGAGTACGGGTCGGCGATGTAGCTGTGCTTCGATTGGATGACATTGATTGGACCCATGGGACGATTCGGATTTCAAACCACAAGCGCGGCAGACCTTATGACTTACCATTGCCGGATCGAACAGGTGTTGCCATCGCCGATTATCTGCGAAAGGGTCGCCCCGCAACTCCGCACCGCAATGTGTTCTTGCGTCACACGCATCCAATTGGTCAGCCTGCATCGGCAGCATCTCTGAAGCGGATGGTTTCAGTTGCATGGAAACGAGCTGGGTTTACCGGACCGAATCGTGGCACCCACATTCTCCGTCACACGATGGCGACATGTTTGAAGCATGAGGGACAAAGCTTGAAGTCAATCGCAGATGTGCTTGGGCACCATTCCTTGCAAACGACAACCCTGTATGCACAGGTCGATTTACCAGCGCTTCGTCGTGTAGCAGGTGAGTGGCCGGAGGTGACAGTATGA